The following are encoded together in the Peromyscus leucopus breed LL Stock chromosome 1, UCI_PerLeu_2.1, whole genome shotgun sequence genome:
- the Sertad1 gene encoding SERTA domain-containing protein 1 — MLSKGLKRKREEEEEEALSVDSLWLDQSHPAVAQTPPAVASSSLFDLSVLKLHHSLRQSEPDLRHLVLVVNTLRRIQASMEPTTALPPVPMPPSAPSVTDSLLASSDAGLSASMASLLEDLNHIEDLNQVPQPQADEGPPGRSVGGVPPNLGALDLLGPATGCLLDDGLEGLFEDIDTSMYDSELWVPASEGLKPGPENGPAKEETPELDEAELDYLMDVLVGTQALERPPGPGR; from the coding sequence ATGCTGAGCAAGGGTTTGAAGCGTAaacgggaggaggaggaggaggaagctctCTCAGTGGACTCCTTGTGGTTGGATCAAAGCCACCCAGCCGTGGCACAGACCCCTCCGGCCGTAGCTTCCAGTTCTCTGTTTGACCTCTCCGTGCTCAAGCTTCATCATAGCCTGCGGCAGAGTGAGCCAGACCTCCGGCACCTGGTGCTGGTGGTGAACACGCTGCGGCGCATCCAGGCATCCATGGAACCTACAACCGCCCTGCCTCCTGTGCCCATGCCACCCTCGGCCCCCTCTGTGACAGACAGCCTTCTGGCTAGCTCCGACGCTGGCCTCTCAGCCTCCATGGCCAGCCTCCTGGAAGATCTCAACCACATTGAGGACCTGAACCAGGTCCCCCAACCCCAAGCAGATGAGGGGCCACCAGGCCGCTCCGTTGGGGGTGTCCCGCCTAACCTGGGTGCCTTGGACTTGCTAGGCCCAGCCACTGGCTGTCTGCTGGACGATGGACTGGAGGGCTTATTTGAGGACATTGATACCTCCATGTATGACAGTGAACTTTGGGTACCAGCCTCTGAGGGGCTCAAACCTGGCCCTGAGAATGGTCCAGCCAAGGAGGAAACTCCAGAGTTGGACGAGGCTGAACTGGACTACCTCATGGACGTATTAGTAGGCACACAGGCACTAGAACGGCCACCGGGGCCTGGGCGCTGA